Genomic segment of Myxococcus stipitatus:
AGCGAGCTGGAGTTGGAGAAGGTCTATCGCCGGGGCGAGGTGTCCCCGGGTGTGCGGCGCGTCCAGGAGTGGCTGACGCTGAATGGCTTTGCCGTCGCCATCGACGGCGACTTCGGCCCCGCGACGGAGGCGGCGCTCAAGCGCTTCCAGGCGAAGACGGGACTGCCCGTCACGGGCGTCGCCGACGCGACCACCTTCGCGCGGCTGTCCGCCTCACTGCGGTCCGCGCTCGGGCAGCTCGCCCCCGAGGGTCGTTCCCTGGGCGAGCTGACCGTGGCCTACGCGGCGCAGCACCTGCGCCAACTCCCGCGCGAGGTGGGGGGACGCAATCGAGGCCCGTGGGTGCGGCTGTATCTGGATGGGAATGAAGGGGAGTCCTGGTGCTGGTCCGCCGGCTTCGCGACCTATTGCTTGCATCAGGCCGCGAGGACGCTGGGCGTGGAGATGCCCGTGGAGCGGACCTTCTCGAGCGACCTGCTCGCCGCGCAGAGCCGGGTGCGGGAGCGCTTCCTGTCCACGCTGAGCGAGCCCCCGGACCGCATCCTCATCCGTCCCGGCAGCCTCTTCCTGCGGCGCAGGACTCGAGGCGACTGGGTCCAGGCGGGCATCGTCACCGAGGTGGACGAGGAGACCTTCCAGACCATCGAGGCCAACACGAACGACGAAGGGACCCACGAGGGTCACGA
This window contains:
- a CDS encoding peptidoglycan-binding domain-containing protein gives rise to the protein MSELELEKVYRRGEVSPGVRRVQEWLTLNGFAVAIDGDFGPATEAALKRFQAKTGLPVTGVADATTFARLSASLRSALGQLAPEGRSLGELTVAYAAQHLRQLPREVGGRNRGPWVRLYLDGNEGESWCWSAGFATYCLHQAARTLGVEMPVERTFSSDLLAAQSRVRERFLSTLSEPPDRILIRPGSLFLRRRTRGDWVQAGIVTEVDEETFQTIEANTNDEGTHEGHEVCARTRGFKSVDFVLV